In one window of Kosmotoga pacifica DNA:
- a CDS encoding HK97 gp10 family phage protein, which produces MGNFIGLVIPPDVQRKWEKAIRDLGEEARKEAVNVIKDTVMDLRTRIVQKTPVEKGRLQQSLQEPSAVEIKERDLEGRVFTNVEYAPRVEYQFCKRHGIKHLMFTRSMEEMRPKFLNRLEKAYRELMRK; this is translated from the coding sequence ATGGGTAATTTCATTGGCCTTGTGATTCCGCCAGACGTGCAAAGAAAATGGGAAAAAGCTATCCGTGACCTTGGAGAAGAAGCCAGAAAAGAAGCGGTTAATGTGATTAAGGACACAGTCATGGACTTGCGTACCCGTATCGTCCAGAAAACCCCTGTCGAGAAGGGTAGGCTCCAGCAAAGCCTACAAGAACCCAGTGCAGTTGAGATCAAAGAAAGAGATCTTGAAGGCAGGGTTTTTACGAATGTCGAATATGCTCCGAGAGTTGAGTATCAGTTTTGTAAGCGCCATGGCATCAAGCATCTCATGTTTACACGCTCGATGGAAGAGATGAGGCCTAAGTTCCTTAACCGTCTTGAGAAGGCTTATAGGGAGCTGATGCGAAAATGA
- a CDS encoding metallophosphoesterase family protein: protein MEWSEYEIGKAIQLRQKGLTYLQISNEFMKDSKCQNRTREAIRMFFRVKYPKMIKGNITQPAAPKSSRILEFLKRYKSISLFELADLVDMSPKRTRAEVEKLIEEGKKIKLLEDGRIEFMPPESGTLLKLEPEEQERIKFAFIADTHIGSKYQQISALRDFYEQCARRGVRKVFHGGDWTAGKGIYRGQEYDLFLHSLKEQREYLIENYPQVDEIETIGIRGNHDEAWTVLVGDSIMDLVAAKRPDIRVIGEYQAFVDWAGFRFSLHHPDGGQAYAISYKLQKLVESFTAENLPDFVSMGHFHQKEYVTIRNVECFQPGCFEAQTPYEIRKNLHPVIGGWVVEAVRMKKGIRIIAEFIKYTPKEKDW, encoded by the coding sequence GTGGAATGGAGTGAATATGAGATAGGAAAAGCAATTCAATTGCGACAAAAGGGGCTCACCTATCTTCAAATAAGCAATGAGTTCATGAAAGACTCCAAATGCCAGAACAGAACTCGTGAAGCTATACGGATGTTTTTCCGGGTTAAATATCCAAAGATGATAAAGGGAAACATCACCCAACCCGCAGCTCCCAAATCCTCTCGAATCCTTGAATTCTTGAAACGCTACAAAAGCATCTCGCTCTTTGAACTTGCGGATCTGGTCGATATGTCCCCAAAACGCACACGAGCTGAGGTTGAAAAGCTGATCGAAGAAGGAAAGAAAATAAAGCTCCTGGAAGACGGAAGAATTGAGTTCATGCCACCTGAAAGCGGAACTCTCTTAAAACTCGAGCCGGAAGAACAAGAAAGAATAAAATTCGCTTTCATAGCGGATACACACATTGGATCGAAATATCAGCAGATATCTGCTCTCAGAGACTTTTACGAACAATGCGCTCGAAGAGGAGTGCGAAAAGTATTCCATGGTGGTGACTGGACAGCCGGGAAAGGGATTTACCGCGGACAGGAATACGACCTGTTTTTGCATAGCCTGAAAGAGCAGCGAGAATACCTGATAGAAAACTACCCTCAAGTAGATGAAATCGAAACAATAGGCATTCGAGGGAATCATGATGAAGCTTGGACTGTTCTTGTAGGCGACAGCATTATGGATCTTGTTGCTGCAAAAAGGCCAGACATTCGAGTCATTGGAGAGTACCAAGCATTTGTAGATTGGGCAGGGTTCCGATTCTCCCTCCACCACCCCGACGGTGGGCAGGCATATGCTATCTCGTACAAACTCCAAAAGCTCGTAGAGTCGTTTACGGCAGAAAACCTGCCAGATTTCGTGAGTATGGGGCACTTTCACCAGAAAGAGTACGTGACGATCCGAAATGTTGAATGTTTCCAGCCCGGTTGTTTTGAAGCCCAAACTCCTTATGAAATAAGAAAAAACCTCCACCCAGTCATTGGAGGCTGGGTTGTGGAGGCTGTACGAATGAAAAAGGGTATTCGTATTATAGCAGAATTCATAAAATACACACCCAAAGAGAAAGACTGGTGA
- a CDS encoding lytic transglycosylase domain-containing protein, with the protein MVRQDQIREWVQKVIVKPQPDADLMIAIATVESSLNPVAYNERTKAAGLFQLTPICLKDLRERFALPTDPFDPKQAAKSATVYVSWLMKQFPEDLTLVLASWNWRIENVRKWLKGEKELPEETRNFVHRVLSEWEKLKKEKEE; encoded by the coding sequence ATGGTCAGACAAGACCAGATTCGCGAATGGGTTCAGAAGGTAATTGTAAAGCCACAACCCGATGCTGACCTCATGATTGCCATTGCCACGGTAGAAAGTTCGCTGAACCCTGTCGCATACAACGAGCGAACCAAAGCCGCAGGACTGTTTCAACTGACTCCTATCTGTCTGAAAGATCTCCGGGAAAGGTTTGCTCTTCCGACTGATCCTTTCGATCCCAAGCAGGCTGCAAAAAGCGCGACCGTGTATGTTTCTTGGCTCATGAAGCAGTTTCCAGAAGACCTTACTCTTGTTCTTGCCTCCTGGAACTGGAGAATTGAAAACGTTCGCAAATGGCTCAAAGGGGAAAAAGAACTTCCTGAAGAGACCCGGAATTTTGTGCATCGGGTTCTATCTGAATGGGAAAAACTAAAAAAAGAGAAGGAGGAATAA
- a CDS encoding sensor domain-containing diguanylate cyclase yields MNNIYIRELAMRFHFKKGTLIFGGWILVTGVTTLVWLIALPGTSSFEIIDTIHESAVLAVSFLVLWFIIKIRSTLLSIGWAVFCYGNAIDLLDEFTKEPIFLTTYLDFICILVGLSLFVWGIILFYSKENELNERVLRNEEKYRLIFENSPVGIFHFNSDGVITECNNSFVKIIGSSYGKLIGLNILNLVDKKITAIVRETINGKPMVYEGEYYPVTSNKVIIVQGLLSPITSTDGKSVIGGIGIIEDITERKFMEEKLRQASEHDPLTGILNRLGFFKRVENILKLSKRYDKHFAVIYIDIDDFKMLNDIHGHTFGDNVLEKFCEKVNSVLRESDIFARHGGDEFVIALPETDEKGARAFADRIQEKFKLPVNIDKIELTINLSIGIAVYPHEGKSIDELIKISDKRMYQNKQNSSR; encoded by the coding sequence ATGAATAACATATACATTAGAGAATTAGCAATGCGCTTTCATTTCAAAAAGGGGACACTTATTTTTGGGGGTTGGATACTGGTAACTGGTGTCACTACTTTAGTATGGTTGATCGCCTTACCAGGTACTTCTTCTTTTGAAATCATTGACACCATACATGAATCGGCAGTACTCGCTGTTTCATTTCTGGTTCTCTGGTTTATAATCAAAATTCGTTCTACACTTCTTTCAATTGGATGGGCTGTGTTTTGTTATGGAAATGCAATTGACCTCCTGGACGAGTTTACAAAAGAACCAATTTTTTTGACGACATATCTCGACTTCATATGCATACTCGTCGGGTTGAGTTTATTTGTGTGGGGAATAATCCTTTTTTATTCCAAGGAGAACGAATTAAACGAAAGAGTCCTCAGGAACGAAGAGAAATATCGTTTAATATTCGAAAATTCTCCCGTTGGCATTTTCCACTTCAACAGTGATGGAGTAATTACCGAATGTAACAACTCATTTGTGAAAATTATCGGATCATCTTATGGAAAGCTTATAGGATTGAATATACTTAACTTAGTTGATAAAAAAATTACTGCCATAGTTCGTGAAACAATCAATGGCAAGCCAATGGTTTATGAGGGCGAATACTATCCCGTTACCTCAAATAAGGTGATAATAGTACAGGGTTTATTATCTCCCATTACCTCAACAGATGGAAAATCCGTTATTGGTGGTATTGGCATCATTGAAGATATCACTGAACGTAAATTCATGGAAGAGAAGCTACGTCAGGCATCAGAACATGATCCATTAACTGGAATATTGAATCGTCTGGGATTCTTCAAAAGAGTCGAGAATATTTTGAAGCTTTCAAAACGTTATGATAAGCATTTCGCTGTGATATACATAGATATCGATGATTTCAAGATGTTGAATGATATTCACGGTCACACATTTGGAGATAATGTGCTTGAAAAATTTTGTGAAAAAGTCAACTCTGTGCTCCGTGAAAGTGATATATTCGCGAGGCATGGTGGTGACGAGTTTGTGATTGCACTACCCGAAACTGATGAAAAGGGAGCTAGAGCTTTTGCGGACAGGATACAGGAAAAGTTCAAACTCCCTGTAAATATCGATAAAATTGAGCTCACTATTAATCTGAGCATTGGAATAGCCGTTTATCCACATGAAGGGAAAAGTATAGACGAATTGATAAAAATTTCGGACAAAAGAATGTATCAGAATAAGCAGAACAGTTCACGGTGA
- a CDS encoding M3 family oligoendopeptidase: protein MAEEVIKKQPRKYFPEELDFSVWENVEAELKTLKAFEISSPEDLEEFLERFSELYMILQEQLAWRYIRMTCKADDEQLRKEYSNFYANVFSKAEPYRIELMKKYYESPHKARLDRNRYAHLDKLVSNRIELFREENLPLEIKEKELSSKYGSIIGSLTVSYRGKEYTLMQLSKFQQDPDRSVREETWKLMMNKLSTVRDTLEELFDELKAIRIPQAKNAGFDNYRDYMHKKKNRFAYSVEDVLQFHDSVEKVVVPFIKELNEKKRKKLGVDSLRPWDTAVEPSGRVLKPFESIDEFVEKAITILSKVDPDFGKNLRKMKNTGLLDLENRKGKAPGGYNYPLDETGAPFIFMNATGVPENVRTILHESGHAMHSFATDKERLLLYKHTPHEAAELASMSMELLTLDHLNEYYPDDEELKLAMRKELVGTISFLPWCMTVDAFQQWIYTNPEHSPEERDEYFASLLDRFNTGIDWSELEREKRIRWLLQPHIMTSPFYYIEYGIAQLGAIAIYRNYRLNGQKAIEQYKHFLSLGHSRPLDELYEAAGIKFDFSEEYITELVEFIKEELDKLDD from the coding sequence ATGGCAGAAGAGGTCATAAAGAAACAGCCAAGGAAATATTTCCCCGAAGAACTTGACTTTTCGGTGTGGGAAAATGTTGAAGCTGAACTGAAGACGTTGAAAGCTTTTGAAATTAGCTCACCAGAAGATCTTGAGGAATTTCTCGAGCGTTTCAGCGAACTCTACATGATCCTTCAAGAACAGTTGGCGTGGAGATATATACGCATGACCTGCAAAGCCGATGATGAACAATTGAGGAAAGAATACTCTAACTTCTATGCCAACGTCTTTTCCAAGGCAGAACCCTATCGAATAGAACTCATGAAAAAGTACTATGAAAGTCCTCATAAAGCCCGGCTGGATAGGAATAGATACGCTCACCTGGATAAGCTTGTGTCCAATCGCATAGAGTTGTTCAGAGAAGAGAATTTACCTCTTGAGATAAAGGAAAAAGAATTGTCTTCAAAATATGGCTCAATCATAGGCTCATTGACGGTGAGTTACAGGGGAAAAGAATATACACTGATGCAGCTGTCCAAGTTTCAACAGGACCCTGACAGGAGCGTGAGAGAGGAAACATGGAAGCTCATGATGAATAAACTAAGTACGGTGAGAGATACACTGGAAGAGCTGTTCGATGAATTAAAAGCTATCAGGATACCCCAGGCGAAGAATGCCGGTTTCGACAATTACCGTGACTACATGCACAAAAAAAAGAATAGGTTTGCTTATTCTGTGGAAGATGTTCTTCAATTCCACGACTCGGTTGAGAAGGTAGTCGTTCCTTTCATCAAAGAGCTTAATGAAAAAAAGAGAAAAAAACTCGGTGTGGATTCACTTCGCCCCTGGGATACAGCAGTTGAACCTTCGGGCAGAGTTTTGAAGCCTTTTGAGAGTATAGATGAATTCGTTGAAAAAGCCATAACGATACTATCAAAGGTCGATCCGGATTTTGGCAAAAACCTGCGAAAAATGAAGAACACAGGTTTACTCGACCTTGAAAATAGAAAGGGAAAGGCTCCGGGTGGATACAACTATCCACTTGACGAAACAGGAGCACCTTTCATCTTTATGAATGCTACCGGTGTTCCGGAAAACGTGCGGACGATTCTTCACGAATCTGGCCACGCTATGCATTCTTTTGCCACGGACAAAGAGAGATTGCTCCTTTATAAACATACTCCACATGAAGCAGCAGAGCTTGCTTCCATGTCGATGGAGTTATTGACCCTGGACCATCTTAACGAATACTATCCTGATGACGAAGAGCTAAAACTCGCCATGCGCAAAGAGCTGGTTGGAACCATTTCCTTTCTGCCTTGGTGCATGACGGTAGATGCTTTTCAGCAATGGATTTATACAAATCCGGAACACTCTCCTGAAGAACGTGACGAATACTTCGCATCACTCCTCGACAGATTTAACACGGGTATAGATTGGTCCGAACTGGAAAGAGAGAAGCGCATTCGCTGGCTTCTCCAGCCGCACATCATGACATCACCCTTTTATTATATTGAATATGGCATTGCACAGTTGGGAGCAATAGCCATCTATCGAAATTACAGACTCAACGGTCAGAAAGCCATTGAACAGTACAAACACTTTTTGAGCCTCGGACATTCCAGACCACTCGATGAACTCTATGAGGCAGCCGGTATCAAGTTCGATTTCAGCGAGGAATATATCACAGAGCTGGTGGAGTTCATAAAAGAGGAACTTGATAAGCTCGATGATTAG
- a CDS encoding SDR family NAD(P)-dependent oxidoreductase, whose product MKALITGASSGLGKSFAYELAKRGYNLVIVARRKERLDKLAMDLSTLYGIEVESFQTDLTDFNDLQTLVDTHSDVDLLVNNAGFGVIGSFIDTDMERELKMIDLNVKVLYYLTKAYAKTMAGKKGTGIINVASTASYQPVPGFATYAATKAFVLNLTEAISFELDGKVRIMTLCPGATKTKFFETAGATAIKIRTMSPEDVVVRALKAFERGKKTYIPGISNKAMVFFQRFVSRRIVIKSAAKLFLNERKDSYKLAKEEE is encoded by the coding sequence ATGAAAGCCCTGATAACTGGAGCATCATCAGGTCTGGGAAAATCATTCGCCTATGAATTGGCTAAGAGAGGGTATAATCTTGTAATTGTTGCCAGGAGAAAGGAACGTCTCGATAAACTAGCCATGGACCTTTCCACACTTTATGGAATAGAGGTTGAATCCTTTCAAACAGATCTTACTGATTTCAATGACTTACAAACCCTTGTTGACACCCATTCAGATGTTGATTTACTGGTAAACAATGCAGGTTTTGGTGTCATTGGTTCATTTATAGATACTGACATGGAACGTGAGCTGAAGATGATAGATCTTAATGTGAAAGTCCTCTACTATCTTACAAAAGCATATGCAAAAACGATGGCAGGAAAGAAAGGAACTGGGATAATAAATGTAGCCTCAACCGCCTCTTACCAGCCTGTACCAGGGTTTGCAACTTATGCAGCCACTAAAGCTTTCGTGTTGAATCTTACAGAAGCTATAAGTTTTGAACTTGACGGAAAGGTCAGAATAATGACTCTTTGTCCAGGGGCAACAAAAACGAAATTCTTTGAAACGGCTGGCGCTACCGCCATAAAAATCAGGACAATGTCCCCGGAAGATGTTGTAGTTAGAGCACTAAAAGCCTTTGAAAGAGGCAAGAAAACATACATCCCCGGAATAAGCAACAAAGCGATGGTGTTCTTCCAAAGATTTGTGAGTAGAAGAATTGTCATAAAATCCGCCGCAAAGTTGTTCTTAAACGAAAGAAAGGACTCATACAAACTGGCGAAGGAAGAAGAGTAA
- a CDS encoding RNase H family protein, which yields MFPEKEAKKIRDFYVSKGYEISRIELREYSLTLELKQYKRKFTIYRNKKGEYRLVIPQNFSADLKFELMKLWEEFNGKDLSGCHLFVDGSYRDNRAAYGVVVVKDGWVIGEFSGCFELRGGQRNVAGEIKGVIKGLEWCITSRIDEVFVHYDYEGLEKWARGLWKAKNSLTQWYTEKIQKIERSLRITWVKEKAHSGSTYNEVADKLARGALDAH from the coding sequence ATGTTTCCTGAAAAAGAAGCGAAGAAGATAAGGGATTTTTACGTTTCGAAAGGCTATGAAATCTCGAGGATCGAGTTACGCGAGTATTCGCTAACCCTGGAGCTTAAGCAATACAAAAGAAAATTCACGATTTACCGCAATAAAAAGGGCGAATACAGACTCGTAATACCTCAAAATTTCTCCGCGGATTTAAAATTTGAACTCATGAAGCTCTGGGAAGAATTCAACGGTAAAGACCTTTCTGGATGCCATCTCTTTGTAGATGGTAGCTACAGGGACAACAGGGCCGCATACGGAGTGGTTGTAGTGAAGGACGGTTGGGTCATCGGTGAATTCTCAGGATGTTTCGAACTTCGTGGTGGACAGAGAAACGTCGCGGGCGAAATAAAGGGCGTGATCAAGGGACTTGAATGGTGCATTACAAGCAGGATAGATGAGGTATTCGTTCATTATGACTACGAAGGTCTTGAAAAATGGGCTAGGGGATTGTGGAAAGCGAAAAATTCCCTTACACAATGGTATACAGAAAAAATCCAAAAGATTGAGCGTTCATTAAGAATAACCTGGGTGAAAGAAAAAGCCCATTCGGGCAGCACTTACAATGAAGTAGCAGATAAGCTCGCCCGCGGGGCTCTGGATGCTCATTGA
- the nifJ gene encoding pyruvate:ferredoxin (flavodoxin) oxidoreductase: protein MAKRMQSMDGNTAAAHVAYAFTDVAAIFPITPSSPMAELVDAWAANGKKNLFGQTVKVVEMQSEGGAAGAVHGSLAAGALTTTFTASQGLLLMIPNMYKIAGELLPGVFHVSARAVAGHALSIFGDHSDVMATRQTGFALLASGSVQEVMDLAAVAHLAAIKSKIPFLHFFDGFRTSHEIQKIEVLDYEDLEKLLDFEAVKAFRKNALNPEHPVIRGTAQNPDIFFQAKESANKFYHEVPDIVAEYMKEISKLTGREYRPFNYYGAPDAEYVIIAMGSVTETAEETIDYLLKRGEKVGLIKVHLYRPFSAKHFYEVLPETVKRIAVLDRTKEPGALGEPLYEDVKSLFYGRENAPLIVGGRYGLGSKDTTPSQIKAVFDNLKAEDPKDHFTIGIVDDVTGTSLEIKERINTTPEGTIRCKFWGFGSDGTVGANKNAIKIIGDNTDYYAQGYFAYDSKKSGGLTVSHLRFGKKPIKSTYLIDEADFVACHKQSYVHQYDLLKGLKKGGTFLLNTSWKGEELEKNLPAAMKRYIAENDIQFYTIDATKIAMEIGLGGRINMIMQAAFFKLINVMELDKAVKLLKDAVVKTYGKKGEDVVRMNHEAIDRGINSLVKIDVPESWKNAADEVKAEEKEKPEFIKKVLEPMNRQEGDDLPVSTFQGREDGSFPLGTAAYEKRSIAVKVPEWIPDNCIQCNQCSFVCPHAVIRPFLLNEEEMARAPEGFATKKAIGGKKFEGLQFRIQVSVLDCTGCGNCVDVCPAPQKALVMKPLETQLHEAKNWEFTATISEKKDLMPLTTVKGSQFAKPLFEFSGACAGCGETPYLKVATQLYGDRMIIANATGCSSIWGASAPSIPFTTNAEGKGPAWANSLFEDNAEYGFGMAIAVKHIRERLADLMNELLTFELPEDVKAPFQAWIDGMNDTNASKEATKQIIPILDKNFSDARVNEILSEIKDNKDFLVKKSIWIVGGDGWAYDIGYGGLDHVLSMNEDVNILVFDTEVYSNTGGQSSKATPTAAVAKFAASGKKTKKKDLGLMAMAYGYVYVAQVAMGANMNQFMKALTEAENYKGPSLIIAYSPCINHGIKLGMGKTQFREKQAVEAGYWHLYRYNPELKKQGKNPFILDSKEPKASFREFLMGEVRYTSLLNTFPEIAEELFAKAEAEAKERYETYKKLAEG, encoded by the coding sequence ATGGCAAAACGCATGCAGAGTATGGACGGGAATACTGCTGCTGCTCATGTAGCCTATGCGTTCACCGATGTGGCAGCCATCTTCCCTATCACTCCGTCCTCACCCATGGCTGAACTCGTTGACGCCTGGGCTGCGAACGGGAAGAAAAACCTTTTTGGGCAGACTGTTAAAGTCGTAGAAATGCAGTCAGAAGGAGGTGCAGCCGGCGCTGTACACGGTTCACTGGCAGCTGGTGCTCTCACAACTACCTTCACTGCCTCTCAGGGACTGTTGCTCATGATCCCTAACATGTACAAAATTGCGGGGGAATTGCTTCCGGGTGTATTCCACGTCAGCGCCCGCGCCGTTGCTGGTCACGCTCTCTCTATATTCGGCGATCACTCAGACGTGATGGCCACAAGACAGACTGGCTTCGCGCTTTTAGCTTCCGGTAGTGTACAGGAAGTAATGGACCTGGCCGCTGTAGCGCACCTTGCTGCCATCAAGTCGAAGATACCATTCCTGCACTTCTTTGATGGATTCAGGACATCCCACGAGATACAGAAGATAGAAGTACTGGACTATGAAGACCTTGAAAAACTCCTCGATTTCGAAGCAGTAAAAGCCTTCAGGAAAAACGCATTGAACCCCGAACACCCTGTTATAAGAGGTACAGCCCAGAACCCTGATATTTTCTTCCAGGCAAAAGAATCCGCCAACAAGTTCTATCATGAAGTACCAGATATAGTCGCCGAATACATGAAGGAAATCTCAAAACTTACCGGCAGAGAATACAGGCCTTTCAACTATTACGGCGCACCAGATGCTGAGTATGTCATTATTGCTATGGGTTCTGTCACAGAAACAGCAGAAGAGACGATTGACTATCTGCTTAAAAGGGGAGAAAAGGTTGGATTAATCAAAGTCCACCTTTACAGGCCATTCTCAGCGAAGCACTTCTATGAAGTCCTACCAGAGACAGTTAAAAGAATTGCTGTCCTCGATAGAACGAAAGAACCCGGTGCTCTCGGCGAACCCCTGTATGAAGATGTCAAGTCCCTCTTCTACGGCAGGGAAAATGCTCCGCTTATCGTTGGCGGAAGGTACGGGCTCGGTTCCAAAGACACGACCCCATCCCAGATCAAGGCCGTATTCGATAACCTCAAAGCTGAAGATCCCAAGGATCATTTCACAATTGGAATCGTCGATGACGTGACCGGTACGTCTTTGGAGATAAAGGAACGCATCAATACGACCCCTGAGGGAACGATACGTTGTAAATTCTGGGGCTTTGGTTCTGACGGTACTGTCGGCGCGAACAAAAACGCCATAAAGATAATTGGTGATAACACCGACTACTACGCTCAGGGTTATTTTGCATACGACTCCAAGAAATCAGGTGGCCTTACCGTTTCTCACCTCAGATTTGGTAAGAAGCCTATCAAGTCCACATATCTCATAGATGAAGCGGACTTTGTCGCCTGTCACAAACAGTCCTATGTCCACCAGTATGACCTCCTAAAAGGACTGAAGAAAGGTGGCACGTTCCTGCTTAATACAAGCTGGAAAGGCGAGGAACTGGAAAAGAATCTGCCTGCAGCTATGAAGCGCTACATCGCCGAAAACGATATACAGTTCTACACCATTGACGCTACGAAGATCGCCATGGAAATAGGTCTTGGTGGCAGAATAAATATGATCATGCAAGCCGCTTTCTTCAAGCTCATCAATGTCATGGAACTCGATAAAGCGGTCAAGCTTCTCAAAGATGCCGTTGTCAAGACCTACGGTAAAAAAGGCGAAGATGTAGTCAGAATGAACCACGAAGCAATAGACAGGGGTATCAATTCCCTTGTGAAAATAGATGTTCCTGAGTCCTGGAAGAACGCCGCCGACGAAGTCAAAGCGGAAGAGAAAGAGAAACCAGAATTCATTAAAAAGGTCCTCGAACCCATGAACAGACAGGAGGGCGACGACCTCCCGGTCAGCACGTTCCAGGGCAGGGAAGATGGTTCATTCCCTCTGGGCACAGCCGCTTACGAGAAACGCAGTATTGCTGTTAAGGTACCTGAATGGATTCCTGACAATTGTATCCAGTGTAACCAGTGTTCCTTTGTGTGTCCACACGCTGTTATAAGACCATTCTTGTTGAACGAAGAAGAAATGGCTCGCGCGCCGGAAGGCTTTGCAACGAAGAAAGCCATCGGTGGCAAAAAATTCGAAGGCCTTCAGTTCAGGATACAGGTCAGCGTTCTCGACTGTACCGGTTGTGGCAACTGTGTTGATGTCTGTCCTGCCCCTCAGAAGGCTCTCGTCATGAAACCCCTTGAAACTCAGCTTCATGAAGCTAAGAACTGGGAATTCACTGCAACGATCAGCGAAAAGAAAGATCTCATGCCGCTCACCACAGTCAAAGGTAGCCAGTTTGCCAAGCCTCTGTTTGAATTCTCCGGTGCCTGCGCTGGATGTGGCGAGACACCTTACCTTAAAGTGGCGACACAACTTTATGGTGACAGAATGATTATTGCCAACGCAACAGGCTGTTCCTCTATCTGGGGAGCCTCTGCTCCGTCGATACCCTTTACAACGAACGCCGAAGGAAAAGGACCCGCCTGGGCAAACTCCCTCTTTGAGGACAATGCGGAATATGGCTTCGGTATGGCCATTGCCGTAAAGCATATCAGGGAGCGCCTCGCAGACCTTATGAATGAGCTGCTCACCTTTGAACTGCCGGAAGACGTCAAGGCTCCGTTCCAGGCATGGATCGATGGCATGAACGATACCAATGCTTCCAAAGAAGCAACAAAACAGATCATCCCAATCCTCGACAAAAATTTCAGCGACGCGAGAGTCAACGAGATACTCTCTGAAATTAAGGACAACAAGGACTTCCTCGTCAAGAAATCCATCTGGATTGTAGGTGGAGATGGTTGGGCTTACGACATAGGGTATGGTGGACTCGATCATGTCCTCTCGATGAACGAAGATGTGAACATCCTCGTTTTTGATACCGAAGTTTACTCCAATACTGGCGGCCAATCTTCGAAGGCGACACCCACAGCAGCCGTTGCCAAGTTCGCAGCTTCTGGTAAGAAAACAAAGAAGAAAGACCTTGGCTTAATGGCGATGGCTTACGGTTATGTTTACGTTGCACAGGTTGCCATGGGAGCCAACATGAACCAGTTCATGAAGGCCCTCACCGAGGCCGAAAACTACAAGGGACCGTCATTGATAATTGCCTATTCACCTTGTATCAACCACGGCATAAAACTTGGTATGGGCAAGACACAGTTCCGCGAAAAGCAGGCCGTTGAAGCGGGTTACTGGCACCTGTATAGATACAACCCCGAACTTAAAAAACAGGGCAAAAATCCCTTCATCCTCGACTCCAAAGAACCGAAGGCTTCCTTCAGGGAGTTCCTCATGGGAGAGGTTAGATACACCTCATTGCTCAATACATTCCCTGAAATTGCTGAGGAGCTCTTCGCTAAAGCTGAAGCTGAAGCAAAAGAACGTTATGAAACATACAAAAAACTCGCCGAAGGTTGA
- a CDS encoding alpha/beta fold hydrolase, with product MAYFKYGNVNIYYELHGDENRPVVVLLNGIMMSTLSWHGHLSDLTRFFRVLLMDFRDQGKSSKMSKEFDISVHVEDLNALLDYLNIEKVNIVGLSYGGQVAQLFALKHPYKLNALVLANTPARIPPYLQELGEAWKEAARLYDGEKFFKLAIPFIYSDSFYNSNLSWLKNRQKAFKQLLNKDWFDGFIRLASSNLSFNTLNELPSISCPTLLLMADRDIITPIREMELIKERLPQAESLIIHDAGHAAFLEKQEEFLSAVIGFLLRYS from the coding sequence ATGGCATATTTTAAATATGGAAATGTGAACATATACTATGAACTCCATGGAGATGAAAACAGACCCGTTGTGGTGCTCTTGAACGGCATTATGATGTCCACGCTTTCCTGGCATGGACATCTTTCAGACCTGACCCGTTTCTTCAGAGTTTTGCTTATGGATTTCAGGGATCAAGGAAAATCCTCGAAGATGTCGAAAGAATTTGACATCTCTGTTCACGTAGAGGATCTCAATGCTTTGCTGGATTATCTCAACATTGAAAAAGTCAATATCGTTGGCCTCTCATACGGTGGACAGGTCGCCCAGCTTTTTGCGCTGAAACACCCATACAAGCTGAATGCTCTGGTCCTCGCCAATACACCCGCACGCATTCCACCATATCTCCAGGAATTAGGAGAGGCGTGGAAAGAGGCTGCGAGGTTGTACGATGGCGAAAAGTTCTTCAAACTGGCGATTCCCTTCATATATTCTGATTCCTTCTACAACAGTAACCTCAGCTGGTTAAAAAACCGCCAGAAAGCCTTCAAGCAATTGCTCAACAAAGACTGGTTCGATGGATTCATAAGGCTAGCCTCGAGCAACCTCAGTTTCAACACCCTCAATGAACTCCCGTCCATCAGCTGTCCGACTCTTTTACTGATGGCCGATAGAGACATCATTACCCCCATAAGGGAGATGGAGCTCATTAAAGAAAGGCTTCCTCAGGCAGAAAGTCTCATCATTCACGATGCAGGTCATGCGGCCTTCCTCGAAAAACAGGAGGAATTCCTCAGTGCCGTCATAGGCTTTTTGTTGAGGTATAGTTGA